Proteins co-encoded in one Kribbella qitaiheensis genomic window:
- a CDS encoding CAP domain-containing protein, with the protein MTDAPNGQNPFLHGNNGPQGPDDFDGGESRSHRRRKRGVAGPIVGALAVLSLVAGGAWYVTRDTKDSVATGQHEPLTSVTDEVTSPPVDDASPTPTPTPGKTPSKTPSKTPSATPTPTRSTTAPSRNATRTPRPTPTPTPTSHTTTPTKPTTKPPAPSGSKEAQVLQLTNNERAKAGCGPLRTNSALTKAADLHATDMVVHHFFDHNSQDGRSPFDRMKTAGFKGGSMAENIAVGYSSAAAVLDGWMHSEGHRRNILNCSYTMIGIGYDSGQVKPEWGNGSWVQDFGG; encoded by the coding sequence GTGACGGACGCACCCAACGGCCAGAATCCCTTTCTCCATGGAAATAACGGGCCCCAAGGCCCTGACGACTTCGATGGTGGTGAGTCGAGAAGTCATCGGCGGCGTAAGCGCGGCGTGGCCGGACCGATCGTCGGAGCTCTGGCGGTGTTGAGCTTGGTCGCCGGCGGAGCTTGGTACGTGACTCGCGACACCAAGGACTCGGTCGCCACCGGGCAGCACGAACCGCTGACCTCGGTGACCGATGAGGTGACGAGTCCCCCGGTCGACGACGCGTCTCCGACACCGACCCCGACGCCGGGCAAGACACCGTCGAAGACGCCCAGTAAGACCCCCAGCGCGACACCGACACCGACGCGTTCGACGACAGCGCCGAGCCGGAACGCCACCCGGACCCCCAGGCCGACACCGACACCGACACCGACCAGCCACACCACGACGCCGACCAAGCCGACGACGAAGCCACCGGCGCCGAGTGGTTCCAAGGAGGCCCAGGTCCTGCAGCTCACGAACAACGAGCGGGCGAAGGCCGGTTGCGGACCGCTGCGGACGAACAGCGCGCTCACCAAGGCTGCCGATCTGCACGCGACCGACATGGTCGTGCACCACTTCTTCGACCACAACAGCCAGGACGGCCGCAGCCCGTTCGACCGGATGAAGACGGCCGGCTTCAAGGGCGGCTCGATGGCCGAGAACATCGCCGTCGGCTACAGCTCCGCGGCGGCCGTGCTGGACGGCTGGATGCACAGCGAGGGACACCGTCGCAACATCCTGAACTGCTCGTACACGATGATCGGGATCGGCTACGACAGCGGCCAGGTCAAGCCCGAGTGGGGCAACGGAAGCTGGGTCCAGGACTTCGGCGGCTGA
- a CDS encoding CAP domain-containing protein, with amino-acid sequence MTESPAPGRHRGRRAAPKKRRGLIGPIVSALSVLLAIGPVVWLVTSHDGSAVADDAKVLNISQDDSGPAAVDDTSTADGKKPGKQVTVTAKLPNGVTTTITPTGTPQLGSAESTASNTPSGPSTASTPGDVTTVTVTPKAPRTIDGGKPTPKPTRTPTKTVTTTPDDPPPPPSGGGGTSSQEREVLDLTNAARRDEGCGPLALDDSLVEAAGSHASDMVRRHYMDHTNPDGQDPGDRMAAAGWHGSSWGENIAAGYSTAQKVFNAWMNSDGHRANILNCKFNKIGIGYDPGQVKSDWGPGSWVQDFGRN; translated from the coding sequence ATGACGGAATCGCCAGCCCCTGGGCGACACCGCGGCAGACGAGCTGCGCCGAAGAAACGAAGAGGCCTGATCGGCCCGATCGTCAGTGCGCTGTCGGTGTTGCTGGCCATCGGACCGGTCGTCTGGCTGGTCACCTCGCACGACGGCTCGGCCGTTGCCGACGACGCCAAGGTCCTGAACATCTCCCAGGACGACTCCGGCCCGGCCGCGGTCGACGACACCAGCACCGCCGACGGCAAGAAGCCCGGCAAGCAGGTCACCGTCACCGCCAAATTGCCGAACGGTGTCACCACGACGATCACTCCGACCGGTACGCCGCAGCTCGGGTCGGCCGAGTCCACCGCGAGCAACACGCCGTCGGGACCGTCGACCGCCTCGACACCGGGTGATGTCACCACGGTGACCGTTACGCCGAAGGCGCCGCGGACCATCGACGGCGGCAAGCCGACCCCCAAGCCGACCAGGACTCCGACGAAGACGGTCACCACGACTCCGGACGACCCGCCGCCCCCGCCCTCGGGTGGTGGCGGCACCAGCTCCCAGGAGCGCGAGGTGCTCGATCTGACCAACGCGGCCCGGCGGGACGAGGGCTGCGGACCGCTGGCGCTGGACGACAGCCTGGTCGAGGCAGCCGGCAGCCACGCGTCGGACATGGTCCGCAGGCACTACATGGACCACACGAACCCTGACGGCCAGGACCCGGGCGACCGGATGGCCGCGGCCGGCTGGCACGGCTCGAGCTGGGGCGAGAACATCGCCGCCGGCTACAGCACCGCCCAGAAGGTGTTCAACGCCTGGATGAACAGCGACGGGCACCGGGCGAACATCCTGAACTGCAAGTTCAACAAGATCGGCATCGGGTACGACCCAGGCCAGGTCAAGTCCGATTGGGGCCCAGGCAGCTGGGTCCAGGACTTCGGCCGCAACTGA